From a single Lactococcus allomyrinae genomic region:
- a CDS encoding sugar transferase, translated as MKRWAVNVIQPQSRDAVTKPKSDVTEIAQSLGYGRISIRMQNTREMSDVALKALIDGITSEVERGDIVLHQFPTLLGFRFEEMFINCLKQKDTKIIVLMHDSEWLRGFYPKENDFLNSVDVVIGHGDKMNDALRNYGVRTNIVKKELFDYLQEKGIPLSYTLEKKAVVAGNLDKSIFIETWSKNMPELHAFGGKSTDSFGDNVVYHGSFIAQDLVEKIPKNYFGISWDDNLPGGGDYQGYTRFNSPHKVSLYLSLGMPVIVWEESAIAEFITKNHLGFTITTPNEIKEKFQSLSENQLVEFKNNANKISKALRSGMFTRKAVIEAESIINGIENG; from the coding sequence ATGAAACGATGGGCGGTAAATGTCATTCAGCCACAGTCTAGAGATGCTGTAACAAAGCCTAAAAGTGATGTGACAGAAATTGCACAAAGTTTGGGGTATGGTCGTATAAGCATACGTATGCAAAATACACGTGAAATGTCGGATGTAGCATTGAAAGCATTAATTGATGGGATAACCTCAGAAGTGGAGCGAGGAGATATTGTTCTCCATCAATTTCCCACTTTACTTGGTTTTCGTTTTGAAGAAATGTTTATAAATTGTCTAAAACAAAAAGATACAAAAATTATTGTACTAATGCATGATTCAGAGTGGCTACGAGGATTTTATCCCAAAGAGAATGATTTCTTAAACTCGGTAGACGTAGTTATAGGGCATGGAGATAAGATGAATGATGCACTTAGAAATTATGGAGTTCGCACAAATATAGTAAAAAAAGAACTCTTTGATTATCTTCAAGAAAAAGGCATCCCTCTTTCTTATACTTTGGAGAAGAAAGCAGTTGTTGCTGGAAATCTTGATAAATCGATATTTATTGAAACGTGGTCTAAGAACATGCCGGAGTTACATGCATTTGGAGGAAAGTCTACGGATAGCTTTGGAGATAATGTCGTCTATCATGGTTCTTTTATTGCCCAAGATTTAGTAGAAAAAATTCCTAAAAATTATTTTGGAATTTCTTGGGATGATAATTTACCAGGAGGAGGAGATTATCAAGGATATACACGTTTTAATAGTCCTCATAAAGTTTCCTTGTATTTAAGTTTGGGAATGCCTGTTATTGTTTGGGAGGAGTCAGCAATAGCTGAATTTATCACAAAGAATCATCTAGGATTTACAATAACAACACCAAACGAAATAAAAGAGAAATTCCAATCTTTAAGCGAAAACCAATTAGTAGAATTTAAAAATAACGCTAATAAAATTTCAAAGGCTTTGAGAAGTGGTATGTTCACTCGTAAAGCAGTTATAGAAGCTGAAAGCATAATAAATGGAATAGAAAATGGATGA
- a CDS encoding glycosyltransferase — translation MNFFINKAMGIGNSGVEHAQFYRAKLFDSINLPYKYVFTGLVKELSEAMEHWELKQSQVIDIWEFFTFGKKIIETGMVKKNERSDKIFKDNSETHRIVQTLTSTGMLIREHIEKSPNPKDNNLLLVSRYKIEIFDFETGKRKIMFNEYRHPRRGRILENIHVYDFEGENLFFKNEVLFQRYFFECLDERFSEKNTFILDRGEEPEVALFHHKYLDCNLIEVIHADHLGDREILSAPMWNNYYEYLLTHIDAADRVVVSTELQREDFLVDFPNKDEKFVTIPVGGIRDKEYSVIDCSKFKKKPTRFMTASRLASEKHINIAIKAFVSMHEDYPDIIFDIYGQGTEEGKLQQTITELQANDYICLKGHSNNLEEVYKKYDVFISASYSEGFGLTYIEALDAGLPIVTFKARFGAMELIKNGENGYLRDFSRQDEEFSTHQLALGIQEILKRYYPKLKKSTITSVEQFQDHVIAEKWRRMLDGL, via the coding sequence ATGAATTTTTTCATTAATAAAGCAATGGGAATAGGGAATTCTGGGGTTGAACATGCTCAGTTTTATAGAGCTAAGTTATTTGATAGTATCAATCTGCCATATAAATATGTCTTTACGGGGCTTGTGAAAGAGCTGTCAGAAGCTATGGAGCACTGGGAGTTAAAACAAAGTCAAGTTATCGATATTTGGGAATTTTTTACCTTCGGGAAAAAAATTATTGAAACGGGAATGGTCAAAAAAAATGAACGTTCAGATAAAATTTTTAAGGACAATTCAGAAACACACCGTATTGTGCAGACATTAACATCAACAGGTATGCTCATAAGGGAACATATTGAAAAATCCCCTAATCCTAAAGATAATAATCTCCTTTTAGTTTCTAGATATAAAATTGAAATTTTTGATTTTGAAACAGGCAAGCGAAAGATAATGTTCAATGAATACCGCCATCCAAGAAGAGGGAGAATACTTGAAAATATCCATGTTTATGACTTTGAAGGAGAAAATTTATTTTTTAAAAACGAGGTCTTATTTCAACGTTATTTCTTTGAATGTTTAGATGAACGTTTTAGTGAAAAGAACACATTCATTTTAGATAGAGGTGAAGAGCCTGAAGTTGCGTTATTCCACCATAAATATTTGGACTGCAATCTCATTGAGGTAATACATGCGGATCACTTAGGAGATAGGGAAATTCTATCAGCACCGATGTGGAATAATTATTATGAGTACCTTTTAACTCATATTGATGCGGCTGATAGAGTTGTTGTTTCTACAGAATTGCAAAGAGAAGATTTTTTAGTAGATTTTCCAAATAAAGATGAAAAGTTCGTTACGATTCCAGTAGGAGGGATTCGAGATAAGGAATATTCAGTTATTGATTGTTCAAAATTCAAGAAGAAACCCACTAGATTTATGACTGCATCAAGATTAGCGAGTGAAAAACATATTAATATTGCGATTAAAGCTTTTGTTTCGATGCATGAAGATTATCCAGATATCATTTTTGATATTTATGGTCAAGGGACAGAAGAAGGTAAATTACAGCAAACGATTACCGAGCTTCAAGCTAATGATTATATTTGCCTTAAGGGACATTCAAACAATTTGGAAGAAGTTTATAAAAAATATGATGTATTCATCTCTGCTTCATATTCAGAAGGATTTGGATTAACATATATTGAAGCTTTAGATGCAGGACTTCCCATAGTGACTTTCAAAGCACGTTTTGGTGCGATGGAGTTAATAAAAAATGGAGAAAATGGATACTTGAGAGATTTTTCTCGTCAAGATGAAGAATTTAGTACTCACCAACTTGCTTTAGGCATTCAAGAAATTCTAAAGAGATACTATCCTAAATTAAAGAAAAGTACAATTACTTCAGTTGAACAATTCCAAGACCATGTTATTGCAGAGAAATGGAGAAGAATGTTAGATGGATTATGA
- the asp3 gene encoding accessory Sec system protein Asp3, with translation MEGISIIKWGNRYVDSYSYGAEVVIDKKETKFSSPMMPVGAKIKTWNSIGNYSKNRISPLLPLLAANQYYEIGLYLEEVEQNHLQATIEFYDKFNNKIGMEYFENLKLVFKYPEEAASYKISLINQKHNVITFYFLLIMGSSFKEKYELLVNKKIGILELASHKIDESNEKLEIVINYLLRETSVIPLSDDKEDRLCLFVSRGEDDFLEFLMNVLKYMKNGTKEISISRGQNFEFLSKPYHLLPNILSSLFPSYNILSNIQIQKSGQNDREIRKYVYIAKQMQQRILDVSN, from the coding sequence TTGGAGGGAATTTCAATAATAAAATGGGGAAATAGATATGTTGATAGTTATTCTTATGGTGCAGAAGTCGTTATAGACAAGAAGGAAACTAAATTTTCATCACCTATGATGCCCGTAGGAGCAAAGATAAAAACATGGAATTCTATAGGAAATTACTCAAAAAATCGTATCTCTCCTTTACTCCCCTTACTGGCAGCAAATCAATACTATGAGATAGGATTGTATCTAGAAGAAGTTGAACAAAATCATCTTCAAGCGACTATAGAGTTTTACGATAAGTTCAACAATAAAATTGGTATGGAATATTTTGAAAATTTGAAATTAGTTTTCAAATATCCTGAGGAAGCAGCTAGTTATAAAATCAGTCTAATTAATCAAAAACATAATGTCATAACCTTCTACTTCCTGCTAATAATGGGTAGTTCTTTTAAAGAAAAATATGAGCTATTGGTAAATAAAAAGATAGGTATTTTAGAATTAGCTAGTCATAAAATAGATGAGAGTAATGAAAAGCTAGAGATAGTGATTAATTATTTACTAAGAGAAACTTCGGTTATTCCATTATCAGATGATAAGGAAGATCGATTATGTCTTTTTGTGAGTAGAGGAGAAGATGACTTTTTAGAGTTCTTAATGAATGTATTAAAGTATATGAAAAATGGTACAAAGGAAATTTCCATATCACGGGGTCAAAATTTTGAGTTTCTTTCAAAACCCTATCACCTTTTACCAAACATTCTATCTTCTTTATTTCCGAGTTACAATATTTTATCAAACATTCAAATCCAGAAGTCGGGGCAAAATGACAGAGAAATTCGGAAATATGTATATATAGCTAAACAAATGCAGCAAAGGATATTGGACGTATCAAATTAA
- the asp2 gene encoding accessory Sec system protein Asp2, with protein MRKKIEIIQIGGKKLDFPSEVIEKFNYVILPGNYNFISDNEQVEIFQENKFNPQKSRTIFVLGNDAILLQNFPSLLEQFPAYQVLFDSKASIKESQRKILDRKFSIPIDLENEDELQNIVDIALNSSQKQYGYKLSMDYLEVRESFKGAYRKKGNCYLELSGDFGQEMKQIISWKIHPHGIEANSKVTFTPEIAITSGTVELEFKIFLIDQSTNEIINIFKGSPEEFRKQIKIISNESDYVRFVGVSLYAKGGVGKIEIGQIHFRNHLSNNSMMLPNGKRIIDSKVRNEELFYYFHPGDLKPPLAVYFSGYRSAEGFEGRGMMGRMGCPFILIGDPRLEGGNFYVGSDVLEHEVVKVIKEKLKWLGFTNEELILSGLSMGTFGSLYYAADLEPAAVIIGKPLANIGSIAMNERIRRPEMWGTSLDMIMHFGGKANNDIAEKLNEKFWNKFETGTFKSTIFAIAYMKDDDYDGIAFQMIADKLRKNSPEAVILHKGLIGRHNDNTLGVNTWFIKQYRNILCHDFGRKLDYRL; from the coding sequence ATGAGGAAAAAAATTGAGATTATTCAGATAGGTGGAAAAAAATTAGACTTTCCAAGTGAAGTAATAGAAAAATTCAATTATGTGATATTACCTGGTAATTATAATTTTATTTCTGATAATGAGCAAGTGGAAATATTTCAGGAAAATAAATTCAATCCCCAAAAAAGCCGAACTATTTTTGTTTTGGGTAATGATGCAATACTTCTTCAAAATTTTCCATCATTATTAGAACAGTTTCCAGCATATCAGGTACTTTTTGATAGTAAAGCATCAATTAAAGAATCGCAGAGAAAGATTCTAGATAGAAAATTTAGTATTCCGATTGATTTAGAAAATGAAGATGAATTACAAAATATAGTTGATATAGCGCTAAATTCTTCCCAAAAGCAATATGGATATAAATTAAGTATGGATTATCTCGAAGTTAGAGAAAGTTTTAAAGGAGCATACAGAAAAAAAGGAAATTGTTATTTAGAATTATCAGGCGACTTCGGGCAAGAGATGAAACAAATTATTTCATGGAAAATTCACCCTCATGGTATTGAAGCAAATAGCAAAGTCACATTTACTCCTGAAATAGCCATTACTTCAGGAACGGTTGAACTGGAATTTAAAATATTTCTGATAGATCAATCTACCAATGAAATCATAAATATTTTTAAAGGAAGTCCAGAAGAATTCAGAAAGCAAATTAAGATTATTAGTAATGAATCAGATTATGTCAGATTTGTAGGAGTTTCACTTTATGCCAAAGGTGGAGTGGGAAAGATTGAAATTGGACAGATTCATTTTAGAAATCATTTGTCAAATAATAGCATGATGTTACCCAATGGAAAAAGGATTATTGACTCAAAAGTGCGTAATGAAGAACTTTTTTACTATTTCCATCCAGGAGATCTAAAACCTCCCTTAGCTGTTTATTTCTCAGGTTATCGTTCGGCAGAAGGGTTCGAGGGTCGAGGAATGATGGGACGTATGGGATGTCCGTTTATTCTAATCGGGGATCCACGACTTGAAGGAGGAAATTTCTATGTTGGAAGTGATGTGCTGGAACACGAAGTGGTCAAGGTTATAAAGGAAAAACTAAAGTGGCTAGGTTTTACAAATGAAGAGTTAATTTTATCAGGACTGTCAATGGGAACTTTTGGTTCGTTATATTATGCTGCAGATTTAGAACCAGCTGCGGTTATCATAGGGAAACCTCTTGCTAATATTGGGAGTATAGCTATGAATGAAAGAATTAGAAGACCTGAAATGTGGGGAACATCTCTTGATATGATTATGCACTTTGGAGGCAAAGCAAATAATGATATAGCAGAGAAATTGAATGAAAAATTTTGGAATAAATTTGAAACAGGAACTTTTAAAAGCACTATTTTTGCTATTGCCTATATGAAAGATGATGACTACGATGGCATTGCTTTTCAAATGATTGCCGATAAGCTCAGAAAAAATTCTCCAGAGGCAGTGATATTACATAAAGGGCTTATTGGTAGGCATAATGATAATACTCTGGGAGTTAATACTTGGTTCATAAAGCAATATAGAAACATACTATGTCATGACTTTGGACGAAAGTTAGATTATAGACTCTAG
- the asp1 gene encoding accessory Sec system protein Asp1: MDKSLIYLIPDWNENTELEEDRVFTLSKFFSKEGYQNKVLLTNPIPFLRYKLNGSGYTYNNIVRVFDILQNIKTDMGHPLSLEDLALPPDIDKIYTPSATLLIRKEKVVGKVFYNDYGFMSRIRYLQADGSFIDEVYDDRGFVSEKHYLNKKHEVYKIKYFNESGENSLSQIGKDIIIEKKRNNFLKDKYTSLDEAMREVLHYFTEEGINKQSDHDISIVTTTEKKIIQQTQGLAYKGKMIRIITDTLEEDREEAELIVDTQTRLSKNEVQNYIPIFLPQLNLGVSDSTAQMQIYCKISSIHSQEDKIVAMMIQKVIKDEQLSLIFEIDDFKSTERAKFTQKLILESYFEVSIDSTEYLKVEKYITAKREKQLFTQDVEAVRELQNSSDWSRYVGAVNANLRIDYIYQPDSAVVEDTLSTARIYLDLEDKYNMLRHSKAISAGIPIISRHTSDFITDGKNGFTLKNSNAEKELKDFIDYFIDNLRNWNKALVHNVNIIEQHESDNIIRKWQEIITKKHEEKN; the protein is encoded by the coding sequence TTGGATAAAAGTTTAATATATTTGATACCAGATTGGAATGAAAATACTGAATTAGAAGAAGATAGAGTTTTTACATTATCAAAATTTTTTTCTAAAGAAGGTTACCAAAATAAAGTGTTACTGACAAACCCAATTCCCTTTTTACGCTATAAGCTGAATGGAAGTGGTTACACTTATAACAATATTGTAAGGGTATTTGATATCTTACAAAACATCAAAACAGATATGGGACATCCTTTGAGTTTAGAGGATTTAGCGTTACCTCCAGATATAGATAAAATTTATACTCCATCAGCAACATTACTGATTCGAAAAGAGAAAGTTGTTGGTAAGGTATTTTATAACGATTATGGATTTATGTCTAGAATTAGGTACTTACAAGCTGATGGAAGTTTCATTGATGAGGTTTATGACGACAGAGGGTTTGTTTCAGAAAAACATTACCTAAATAAAAAACATGAAGTGTATAAAATAAAATATTTTAATGAATCAGGGGAAAACTCACTAAGTCAAATTGGAAAAGATATCATCATTGAGAAAAAAAGAAACAATTTTCTAAAAGATAAATACACATCGTTAGACGAAGCTATGAGAGAAGTTTTACATTATTTCACGGAAGAAGGCATTAATAAACAGTCTGACCATGATATATCAATAGTAACAACAACAGAAAAGAAAATCATACAACAAACACAAGGTTTAGCGTATAAAGGAAAAATGATACGCATCATTACAGATACCTTAGAGGAAGACAGAGAAGAAGCAGAATTGATTGTTGATACTCAAACTAGGTTGTCAAAAAATGAAGTGCAGAATTATATCCCTATCTTTTTACCGCAGCTCAATTTAGGTGTAAGTGACTCAACTGCACAGATGCAAATCTATTGCAAAATATCATCAATTCATTCACAAGAAGACAAAATCGTCGCTATGATGATTCAGAAAGTCATTAAGGATGAACAGCTTTCTTTGATTTTCGAAATAGATGACTTTAAGAGCACAGAGAGAGCAAAATTTACACAGAAGTTAATCCTTGAAAGTTATTTTGAAGTTAGTATTGATTCAACAGAGTATCTCAAAGTGGAAAAATATATTACTGCAAAGAGAGAAAAGCAACTATTTACCCAAGATGTAGAAGCAGTTAGAGAACTTCAAAATTCATCAGATTGGTCAAGATATGTTGGAGCAGTTAATGCAAACCTCAGAATAGACTATATTTACCAACCAGATTCTGCGGTGGTTGAAGATACTTTAAGCACTGCAAGAATATATTTGGATTTGGAAGATAAATACAATATGTTACGTCACTCCAAAGCGATAAGTGCTGGAATACCGATTATATCAAGACATACAAGTGATTTTATTACAGACGGAAAAAACGGGTTTACGTTGAAGAACTCTAATGCTGAAAAAGAATTAAAAGATTTCATAGATTATTTCATTGATAACCTGAGAAACTGGAATAAAGCATTGGTACATAATGTGAATATTATTGAGCAACATGAGTCCGACAATATAATAAGAAAATGGCAGGAGATTATTACAAAAAAACATGAGGAAAAAAATTGA
- a CDS encoding accessory Sec system protein translocase subunit SecY2, which translates to MKEYYGAIKRCLWTFLFIIVVQFGGKLQLPLTMSTNIESAGIMRIFANMTAGNATKLTLFSLGLGPYMIALILWSTLTMLDIDVIKNLSAKQAGFIQRVLTFMFCILQSFTIIAHFKESIIYSDVAMLSKNEVHLALMIILIAGGMIVSYIADMNMKKGIGKQMVIILPGLLANIPAMLFSGQTADGLFTTPLGLGILALVTIAFLYISVFLYRGEYRIKIQQTGMDVTFENSYIPIKVLAAGALPFMFGVTLFSIPQLLTMIPSLKGSAFLYIITQMFSYTSLLGIITYGVILTILGYGFSHVNIRVHDIAKSLRDSGDYILGVIPGEETEKYLRRRLNIMIIMGNIYMLIVSLVPLIIGLKISDVSNLAFYFGSIFMVIIIVDNLHEDIRFMLAKGHYKLF; encoded by the coding sequence ATGAAAGAATATTACGGGGCTATAAAAAGATGTTTATGGACATTTTTATTTATTATAGTTGTTCAGTTTGGAGGAAAACTCCAGCTTCCCTTAACAATGTCAACTAATATAGAATCAGCAGGTATTATGAGAATTTTCGCAAATATGACTGCTGGTAATGCAACAAAATTAACACTCTTTTCTCTTGGACTAGGTCCATATATGATTGCTTTGATTCTTTGGAGTACTCTCACGATGCTTGACATTGATGTAATTAAGAATCTATCAGCGAAACAAGCTGGATTTATACAACGTGTATTGACTTTTATGTTTTGTATATTGCAATCTTTCACAATAATAGCTCATTTTAAAGAGAGCATCATTTACAGTGATGTTGCAATGCTATCCAAAAATGAAGTTCATTTAGCTTTAATGATAATCCTGATAGCAGGCGGAATGATAGTTTCTTATATTGCAGATATGAATATGAAAAAAGGAATCGGAAAACAGATGGTAATTATTTTACCTGGGCTTTTGGCAAATATTCCTGCGATGTTATTTTCAGGGCAAACAGCGGATGGTTTATTCACTACTCCACTCGGATTGGGAATATTGGCACTCGTTACCATCGCGTTTCTTTACATCTCAGTATTTTTATATCGAGGAGAATATAGAATTAAAATTCAGCAGACAGGAATGGATGTTACATTTGAAAATTCATACATCCCTATAAAAGTATTAGCCGCTGGTGCATTACCTTTTATGTTTGGTGTCACTTTGTTTTCCATTCCACAGTTATTAACCATGATCCCATCTCTGAAAGGTAGCGCTTTTTTGTATATTATAACTCAAATGTTCTCATACACTTCTCTTTTAGGAATCATTACGTATGGTGTGATATTAACTATTCTAGGTTACGGCTTTAGTCATGTTAATATTCGAGTTCATGATATTGCTAAATCTTTGAGAGATTCAGGAGACTATATCCTTGGAGTAATACCAGGAGAGGAAACAGAAAAATATCTCCGACGAAGATTAAATATCATGATAATCATGGGAAATATCTATATGCTTATCGTCTCGCTTGTGCCACTGATAATAGGATTAAAGATTTCAGATGTGTCAAATCTAGCATTTTATTTCGGAAGTATTTTCATGGTAATTATCATAGTAGACAATCTTCATGAGGATATTCGATTTATGCTTGCTAAAGGGCATTATAAATTATTTTGA
- the secA2 gene encoding accessory Sec system translocase SecA2, producing the protein MDMKKNNKYRKYEKITKKIKQNIPKYKEMSDQELKKQTKIFRERIEQGEKLEKILPEAYGVVIEADRRILGLKPYDVQILGAVILFFGNVAEMKTGEGKTLTATMPMYLRALVGSGNFVVTANEYLAWRDAEDVGRVYRWLGLSVAVGVKKNEYDKELDKQIIYSSDIVYTTHSALGFDYLLDNLAVEKEKQYIQGFNFVIIDELDSILLDMAQTPLIISGAPKLQSNLYVMVDKFVKSLNFSEDYDLSEDKRSVWFLEEGIKKAETHFGVQEILSENYKDLYRHAVLSLKANYVFKNNRDYVLDDQEIFLLDEMNGRKLQGTKLQGGMHQAIEAKEGVEITNETKSMGSITYQNLFKMFKILSGMTGTAKTDAEELRETYGIDVICLPTHKPIIRTDHEDIIYLTHKEKILQSLELVKDSIKSERPVLISTGSVSKSQLYSNLLLNSRIPHSILNASTAYKEKQIISEAGKRGAVTVATAMAGRGTDIKLDKFSERHGGLIVIGTENMTSERIDNQLRGRAGRQGEPGDSYFFASLEDRVVVENAPDWVKKFRKKQENLSSHDASRQGILKKRKYKKLVYKSQKNKKNQDIKMRKDTLDYDDIVSVLRKRVYAARNTVMEAQAEYFEKIIEKSFEEVISTFVSDKKNLETQKVSDFIFNNINYSYDREELKNLKSIGRKATANILVENISERTKIMENNLSNKYQLNYYRRVIILKSLDSLWIDLADGLVQLKSVVKNRNWAQHQPLYEFQIEANRYFTETIEKLWLDITRNLLLSELFVNPDGSIDIEFP; encoded by the coding sequence ATGGACATGAAAAAAAACAATAAATATAGAAAATACGAAAAAATAACTAAAAAAATTAAACAAAATATTCCCAAATACAAAGAGATGTCTGATCAAGAATTAAAGAAGCAGACAAAAATCTTTAGAGAACGAATTGAGCAAGGAGAAAAATTAGAGAAGATACTCCCAGAAGCCTATGGTGTTGTGATTGAAGCAGATAGAAGGATATTAGGTTTGAAACCCTACGATGTTCAGATTTTAGGAGCTGTAATCCTCTTCTTTGGAAATGTCGCAGAAATGAAGACAGGCGAAGGTAAAACTTTGACGGCAACAATGCCAATGTACCTCAGAGCACTTGTAGGAAGTGGAAATTTTGTTGTAACTGCAAACGAATATTTAGCATGGAGAGATGCCGAAGATGTCGGCAGAGTGTACCGATGGCTAGGGCTTTCCGTAGCAGTAGGAGTAAAGAAAAATGAATACGATAAGGAGCTGGATAAGCAAATCATCTATTCTTCAGATATCGTATATACGACTCATAGTGCCTTAGGATTTGATTATCTTCTTGATAATTTAGCAGTAGAAAAAGAAAAACAATATATACAAGGATTTAACTTTGTAATTATTGATGAACTAGACTCAATACTTTTGGATATGGCACAAACTCCTTTAATTATTTCAGGAGCTCCAAAGTTACAATCTAATCTCTACGTAATGGTTGATAAGTTTGTGAAAAGTCTAAATTTTAGCGAAGATTATGATTTAAGTGAAGACAAAAGAAGTGTATGGTTCCTAGAGGAAGGTATAAAAAAGGCGGAAACACATTTTGGTGTTCAAGAAATCTTAAGCGAGAATTATAAAGACCTTTATAGGCATGCAGTACTTTCTTTGAAGGCAAATTATGTTTTTAAAAATAATAGAGATTATGTTCTTGATGATCAGGAAATATTTCTTTTAGATGAGATGAATGGGCGAAAGCTTCAAGGGACAAAACTACAAGGTGGGATGCATCAAGCAATAGAAGCAAAAGAGGGCGTAGAGATTACTAATGAAACAAAATCAATGGGGTCAATCACTTACCAAAACTTATTCAAAATGTTTAAAATCCTATCTGGAATGACAGGAACAGCAAAAACAGATGCAGAGGAGCTACGAGAAACATATGGTATAGATGTCATATGCCTTCCCACTCATAAGCCGATTATTAGAACAGATCATGAAGATATAATCTATCTTACTCATAAAGAAAAAATATTGCAGTCATTAGAATTGGTCAAAGATTCAATAAAAAGCGAACGACCAGTTTTAATTTCAACTGGTTCAGTATCAAAATCTCAACTTTATTCAAATCTATTATTAAACAGTCGAATTCCTCATAGCATATTAAATGCATCAACTGCCTATAAGGAAAAACAAATCATCAGCGAGGCAGGAAAGAGAGGAGCTGTGACCGTAGCAACAGCAATGGCTGGACGTGGTACGGACATCAAACTGGATAAATTTAGTGAAAGACACGGCGGATTAATTGTCATCGGGACAGAAAATATGACAAGTGAACGTATTGATAATCAGCTTAGAGGACGAGCAGGAAGACAAGGAGAGCCAGGAGATAGTTATTTCTTTGCTTCCTTAGAAGATAGAGTAGTTGTAGAAAATGCTCCTGACTGGGTCAAAAAATTTAGAAAAAAACAAGAAAACTTGTCAAGTCATGATGCAAGCAGACAAGGAATATTGAAGAAAAGAAAGTATAAGAAACTCGTTTATAAATCTCAAAAAAATAAAAAAAATCAAGATATTAAAATGCGAAAAGACACATTGGATTATGATGACATTGTAAGTGTTCTTAGGAAACGTGTATATGCAGCGAGAAATACAGTAATGGAAGCACAAGCAGAGTATTTTGAAAAAATTATTGAGAAAAGTTTTGAAGAAGTTATAAGCACATTTGTTTCAGACAAAAAAAATTTGGAAACTCAAAAAGTATCAGATTTTATATTTAATAACATTAATTACTCTTACGATAGAGAGGAACTAAAAAACTTAAAAAGTATTGGTCGTAAAGCTACTGCTAACATTTTGGTAGAAAATATTTCTGAGCGAACAAAAATAATGGAAAATAACTTATCAAATAAATATCAGCTAAATTATTATAGGCGGGTTATCATATTGAAATCGTTAGATTCACTATGGATAGATTTAGCAGATGGTCTTGTGCAGCTAAAATCAGTAGTAAAAAATCGAAATTGGGCTCAGCATCAGCCTTTATATGAGTTTCAGATAGAAGCTAATCGATATTTTACAGAAACAATAGAAAAACTCTGGCTAGATATAACTAGAAACTTGCTACTATCTGAATTATTTGTAAATCCTGATGGATCTATAGATATTGAGTTTCCGTGA
- a CDS encoding SPJ_0845 family protein has protein sequence MGLTFRKRDDFDKMMDDLGVSTVDLVIDDENKTTSSTDKKDDPFAKFLKPKSDENKKEKNELKS, from the coding sequence ATGGGACTTACTTTCAGAAAACGTGACGATTTTGACAAAATGATGGATGATTTAGGTGTTTCAACAGTAGATTTAGTTATTGATGATGAAAATAAAACTACTTCTTCTACTGACAAAAAAGACGACCCATTTGCGAAATTTTTAAAACCAAAATCAGATGAGAACAAAAAAGAAAAAAACGAATTGAAAAGTTAA
- a CDS encoding DUF4044 domain-containing protein, with the protein MAYKKPEKSTFQKVTMVVVIIMVVLTVFSVLATMLSAL; encoded by the coding sequence ATGGCATATAAAAAACCAGAAAAAAGCACATTTCAAAAAGTTACTATGGTCGTTGTAATCATTATGGTTGTTTTGACCGTCTTTAGCGTACTTGCTACAATGCTTTCAGCACTATAA